The sequence TCGAGCCGGGGCTGGATGATCTCGTCGCCCGCAACGTGGCCGGGGGGCGGCTGCACTTCACCACCGATCTGCCCGCCGCCGTGGCCGGTGCCGAGGTCGTGTTCATCGCGGTCGGCACGCCCTCGCGCCGCGGCGACGGCCATGCCGACCTGTCCTATGTCCACGCCGCCGCCCGCGAGATCGCCCGCGCCGCCACCGGCTTCACCGTCGTCGTCACCAAATCGACCGTGCCTGTCGGGACGGGCGCCGATCTCGAGGCGATCATCCGCGAGGAAGCGCCGGACGCCGACATCGCCGTCGTCTCCAATCCGGAATTCCTGCGCGAGGGCGCCGCCATCGAGGACTTCAAGCGGCCGGACCGCATCGTGGTCGGCACCGGCGACCCGCGCGCCCGCGAGGTCATGGCCGCGCTCTATCGTCCGCTTTCGCTCAACGCCGCGCCGCTGCTGTTCACCGAGCGGGCCAATGCCGAGCTGATCAAATACGCCAGCAATGCCTTCCTCGCGATGAAGATCACCTTCATCAACGAAATGGCCGATCTGTGCGAGAAGGTCGGCGGCGACGTGCAGGAAGTGGCGCGCGGCATCGGGCTCGACCGTCGCATCGGCCCGAAATTCCTGCATGCCGGGCCGGGTTATGGCGGCTCCTGCTTTCCCAAGGACACGCTGGCCCTCGCCCGCACCGCGCAGGAAGCCGGCACGCCGCTGCGCCTGATCGAGACCGTCACCACGCTGAACGACACCCGCAAGGCGGCGATGGGCCGCCGGGTACTGGAAGCGCTGAGCGTGCCCCCGCGCGGCGCCACCGTCGCCGTGCTCGGCCTCACCTTCAAGCCCAACACCGACGACATGCGCGACAGCCCGGCGATCAACATCGTGCAGTCGCTGGTCGACCGCGGGGTGAGGATCCGCGCCTATGATCCCGTCGGGATGGAGGAGGCGCGCAAGGTTCTGCCCGACGGCATCCATTATGCGAGCGGCCCCTATGAGTGCGCCGAGGGCGCGGACGCTCTCGTCATCGTCACCGAATGGGATGCCTTCCGTGCCCTCGACCTCAACCGGCTGAAGGCGCAGTTGCGCAGCCCCATCGTCGTCGATCTGCGCAACATCTACCCGCCCGAAGACCTGATCCGCCGCGGCTTCACCTATGTCGGCATCGGCCGCGCCGACACCGCCCGGAGTTGAGGCCGGAACAGCAGCGGCCCCGCCGCGTTCCCTCCTCAACCCATACGCCGACAGGTGGCACGATTGTCGCGCCGTCCTCGGCCATGGAAAGCGACGGGAGGAAGCGGACGGCGTGAGCATCCGGGACAGACGCGCGCTATGGAGCGCAGCCCTCAGCGGCGCGGCGATCGGGGCTTTTGCCGGCGCGGCGCTTCGGACGCCCCGCCGCGAGGGAGGTGACGACGACCCCACAGGCCTGTCGGCGCGGCTCGAACCCCAGCGGGGGCGCGCAGCCGCGCAGCCAATGGAAATTCCGGCGCGGGGCTGGCGCGACATCCTGCTGCGCACGGCCAAGGCGTTCTTCGCCAACCGCGTGCTCGGCCTGTCGGCCGGCGTCACCTTCTATGCCCTTCTCGCCACCTTCCCGGCCCTGGCGGCCATCATCTCGCTCTACGGACTGTTCCTCAATCCGGCAACGATTCAGGGCCAGCTCGAAGCGGCGGCCTGGCTGCTGCCGTCGGGCGCCATCGAGGTGCTGCGCGACCAGATCCTGCGCCTGACCGCCACGGAGACCGCCAGTCTCGGCTGGCGGTTTCTCTTCAGCCTGGGGGCGGCGCTATGGAGCGCCAATGCCGCGACCAAGGCGATGATCGAGGCGCTGAACATCGTCTATGAGGAGGAGGAGCGACGCTCCTTCCTCCGCCTGACACTGGTCACGCTCACTTTCACGCTGGGGGCGGTGCTCTTCGCCGTTATCGCCCTTGCTGCGGTGGTGGTACTGCCGCTTGTGCTGAACGTGCTCCGGCTTCCTTCCGGCACGGAACGGCTGATCTCGCTGCTGCGCTGGCCGACGCTGGCGGTGATCGTCGCCCTCCTCATCACCGTGGTCTACCGGTTCGGCCCCTCGCGGGAGCGGCCGCAATGGAAATGGGTGAGCCTCGGCAGCGCTGTCGCCGCCGTGCTGTGGCTCGCCACCTCGGCCGGCTTCTCCTGGTATGTGAGCCATTACGCCTCCTATGAGCAGACCTATGGCTCGCTGGGGGCAGTGATCGGCTTCATGGTGTGGATCTGGCTGTCCATGTCGGTGCTGCTGCTGGGCGGGGAGTTGAACGCCGAGATCGAGCATCAGACAGCGCTAGACACCACCACTGGAGCGCCCCAGCCCATCGGCCAGCGCGGCGCGCATATGGCGGACACGGTCGGGGCCGCGCAGGACTGAGCGCATGGCGGCGCTCAGAGCACGATCATCCGGTCCGGCAGTTCATTGGCGTCGCCCGCGCCGGGCGGCACATGCCGGGCAAGGATGCGCCCCGCCGCCGCCACGCCCTCGACCAGCCCGTCGCCGAGCCGTCCCGCGCGAGCCCCGGCGAGCACCGCGCCGCAAACCCCCTCCCAGGCTTCATGCCCCACCCGGGCGTGGATCGCCTCGTCGGCGACGACTTCAACGAGATGATCGGCCGGCGCCACCAGGATCAGCACACCGGTGCGCCCGCGGGTCTGATGAATCCCGAGGCTCAGGAATTGATCGACCGCGGCCGCCCGGCCGGCTTCCTCGCGGGCGAAGCGCGGTACGGTGAACGCGCCGAGCGGGGTGAAGACCAGGGCCGCGCCCACCGCCACGAAGGCGCAAGCCTGCAGCGAAAGCAGCATCGGCGTGTCGAGCGCGGTGAACAGGGCAAGCGGCCAAGGCAGCACCAGCGCCAGCAGCGCCGCCCACATCAGCGCGTAGAAAGCCGGGCTGACCAGCGGCCGGGTGAGCACGACGACGCGGATTTCGCCCGCCGTGCCGGCTTCCGCCGTCTGGATCGCAGCAGCGACGGCCGCCTGTTCCAGTTCACTCAAACCGCCCGCCATCACCAGCTCCCCGAGGCGCCACCGCCGCCGGAGGAGCCGCCCCCGCCGGAAAAACCGCCGCCGCCGCCACCGCTGGACCAGCCGCTGCCGCCCCGCCGCGACCAGTCCCAGCCGGCGGCGCCGCCGGTGAGCGCGCCCGCGCCGCGCCGCCCGCGCGTTCGCAAATGGCCGGATTTGGCCTGACGGTAGAACACATAGGCCCAGAAGGCGATCATCAGCACGATGAAGACGAGATGCGCCCAATCCTCCGCGCTCATCTCCGGTTCGGCGCCGGTGCTGGCTCTTGCCTTCGCCTCTTCGGGGTCGAGATTGAGCACCTCGATGACGGCGCCCGCCCCCTTCTCGATACCGCCGGCAAAGTCGCCCTCGCGGAAGGCGGGGAGGATCGCCGTCTGGATGATGGTGCTGGCCACCGCATCGGGTAGAACACCCTCCAACCCATAGCCGGTCTCGATCCGCACCCGCCGCTCATTGGGCGCGACCAGCAGCAGCACGCCATTGTTCTTGTCGGCCTGGCCGAGCTTCCAGAACCGGAACAGGCGGTTGGCGTAATCCTCGACCGATGTGCCCTCAAGCGATGGCACGGTGGCGACGACGAACTGGTCGGTGCTGCGCGCCTCCTGCGCGGCGAGCTTCGCCTCCAGCGCTGCGCGGGCGTCGGGGGTCAGCACCTGCGCGGCATCAACGACGCGGCCGGACAGGGCGGGAAAGGTGAGTTCCGCCCGCGCCCCGCCCATGCCCAGCGCGAGGCCGGCGAACACCAGCCCCACCAGCAGCCAGAGCGCGGCGGCGCGGCGCAGAGGCGAAGACGCGAGGACCCGCATGGTCAGTTGAACTTCACCTGGGGCGCCTTCATCTGCTCTTCCGAGATGGTGAAGGTCTCCATCGGCTTGCTGCTGCGATAGAGCGTGCTCGCCCACAGGACGCCGGGGAAGGTGCGCAGCTCGGTATTATAGACCCGCACCGCCTCGATATAATCGCGCCGCGCGACGGCGATGCGGTTCTCCGTGCCTTCGATCTGCGCCTGCAGGGCGAGGAAGTTCTGGTTCGCCTTCAGATCGGGGTAGGCTTCTGACACCGCGATCAGCCGGCCGAGCGCGCCGGAAAGCTGCGCCTGCGCCTGCTGGAACTGCTTGAACTGTTCGGGATCGGTAATGGTGGAGGCGTCGACCTTGATCGAGGTCGCCTGCGCCCGGGCCTGCGTCACCTGGGTCAGCACGTCGCTTTCGTGCTGGGCATAGCCCTTGACCGTCTCGACGAGATTGGGAATCAGCTCGGCCCGGCGCTGATACTGGTTCAGCACGTCGCTCCACGCCGCCTTCGCCTTTTCCTCATTGGTGGGAATGTTGTTCACCCCACACCCGGCCAAGCCGGTGGCGAGCATCACCAGAAGCAACGGCGCCAGCAGGCGGCGGGACATCCCCGACAGGCGGGAGAGAATCAGCATCACGGGGCCCTTTCAGCAGCACGCGCAGCGGCGCCGGCTGAATATAGAGCGGAGCGGGGCCGACTTCACCACCTGGTCAGGATTTATCGCCGCGCTCGCCAAGCACGTTGAAGGCGATCATCATCGACACGGCGATGCCCACGACCAGCAGGGCCGAGGTAAGGGGAATGGGGAGAAAGCCGAGAGCGCTCATGGCGACAGGTCCAGTCAGAGAGGCGCTTGATATCGGCGCGCCAGCCCGCTTTGGGATGACGCTCATCCATGCGGGCAAGCCATTGATGAATTGCAAAAATGACCGTCCCGCGGCGGATTTTTCACCGGCCCGCGACCTCTTGCCGTCAGGACGGTGATGTCACCAGCTTCAGCTCGCTCAGTTCCGGAGCGGTGAAGTAGAACATCTCTTGCGGCGGGGTCTCCATGGCGCTGATCCACACCCGCGGATCGACGCCCATCTCCACCAGATGACGCTGCGCCTCGGCGGAAACGCGCTGCGCCTGCGCCATGCCCTCGGCGCCGTCGAGGCGCGGCGCGCCGGGCGGCAGCGCGGCGAACACCTGATGCACCCCGATCGCGGCGCCGGGAAGAGCCGTGCGCGTGACTCCGGAGGCGAAGATGAGCGGGCAGGACGAGGCGCACAATCCCTTCGCCTCGACGCGCGTGTCGAGCCCACGGGCGCGGATCGCCCTGCCCATCGTCAGAGCGTCGGACACCGAGCCGCCCGGCGAGTTCAGCACCACCGTCTTCACATAGGAGCCGCGCTTGTCGAGTTCGGCGGCGAAGCGTTCCGCCGTACCGGGCGTGAGGGTTCCGGTCGCTTCCAGCCGGCCATCGGCCAGCAATTCGAGGGTCATCGGCTGGCGCAGCGCGCTGTCGGGCGACCGGCCGGGCCGGTCCTCGCCCGGTGGCTTCACGCCGGGGCGAGCGGAGGGCAGATAGGGCACGGCCGGCACCTCTGCTGGCACGGCTCCGGGGCGCAGGGGCGGCGCCGGCTTGCGCTCGTGGAAATCCCACACCACAACCGCCACCGCCAGTACCAGCAGGGTGCGCAACACGGCGCGCAGCAGGGTTTCGTCCGGACGCTCGCCCAGCGCGCGGCGCCAGAGCGGGCGTGGCGGCAGGGCGGGGGATGGCGGGGCGGGAGCCTCCAAGGGCTCAGTCCTTCTTGGCACGGCCAGCCGGCAGCGGCGTGACCGTCGCGGCGGGCGAGAGCTCGGCCATCACCGCCTCGAACGCATCGGCCTCCTCAACCGACCGCCGCTCCTCGCCGACCTGCCGCGCCAGCCGCAGAGCGGCGATGAGCTGTGCCGCCGACATCGTTTCCGCCTCCGCCGGCGCATCTTCGCGCCGTATGGCCGCGTGCACCACGCACAGGATCAGCACCAGCACCGCCGGCAGCAGGTCGATGGAGATCGCGCCTGCCCA is a genomic window of Ancylobacter sp. IITR112 containing:
- a CDS encoding UDP-glucose/GDP-mannose dehydrogenase family protein, coding for MRVAMIGTGYVGLVSGTCFSDFGHDVTCVDTDLSKIERLKAGIMPIFEPGLDDLVARNVAGGRLHFTTDLPAAVAGAEVVFIAVGTPSRRGDGHADLSYVHAAAREIARAATGFTVVVTKSTVPVGTGADLEAIIREEAPDADIAVVSNPEFLREGAAIEDFKRPDRIVVGTGDPRAREVMAALYRPLSLNAAPLLFTERANAELIKYASNAFLAMKITFINEMADLCEKVGGDVQEVARGIGLDRRIGPKFLHAGPGYGGSCFPKDTLALARTAQEAGTPLRLIETVTTLNDTRKAAMGRRVLEALSVPPRGATVAVLGLTFKPNTDDMRDSPAINIVQSLVDRGVRIRAYDPVGMEEARKVLPDGIHYASGPYECAEGADALVIVTEWDAFRALDLNRLKAQLRSPIVVDLRNIYPPEDLIRRGFTYVGIGRADTARS
- a CDS encoding YihY/virulence factor BrkB family protein; protein product: MEIPARGWRDILLRTAKAFFANRVLGLSAGVTFYALLATFPALAAIISLYGLFLNPATIQGQLEAAAWLLPSGAIEVLRDQILRLTATETASLGWRFLFSLGAALWSANAATKAMIEALNIVYEEEERRSFLRLTLVTLTFTLGAVLFAVIALAAVVVLPLVLNVLRLPSGTERLISLLRWPTLAVIVALLITVVYRFGPSRERPQWKWVSLGSAVAAVLWLATSAGFSWYVSHYASYEQTYGSLGAVIGFMVWIWLSMSVLLLGGELNAEIEHQTALDTTTGAPQPIGQRGAHMADTVGAAQD
- a CDS encoding TPM domain-containing protein; protein product: MAGGLSELEQAAVAAAIQTAEAGTAGEIRVVVLTRPLVSPAFYALMWAALLALVLPWPLALFTALDTPMLLSLQACAFVAVGAALVFTPLGAFTVPRFAREEAGRAAAVDQFLSLGIHQTRGRTGVLILVAPADHLVEVVADEAIHARVGHEAWEGVCGAVLAGARAGRLGDGLVEGVAAAGRILARHVPPGAGDANELPDRMIVL
- a CDS encoding YgcG family protein; translated protein: MRVLASSPLRRAAALWLLVGLVFAGLALGMGGARAELTFPALSGRVVDAAQVLTPDARAALEAKLAAQEARSTDQFVVATVPSLEGTSVEDYANRLFRFWKLGQADKNNGVLLLVAPNERRVRIETGYGLEGVLPDAVASTIIQTAILPAFREGDFAGGIEKGAGAVIEVLNLDPEEAKARASTGAEPEMSAEDWAHLVFIVLMIAFWAYVFYRQAKSGHLRTRGRRGAGALTGGAAGWDWSRRGGSGWSSGGGGGGFSGGGGSSGGGGASGSW
- a CDS encoding LemA family protein — encoded protein: MLILSRLSGMSRRLLAPLLLVMLATGLAGCGVNNIPTNEEKAKAAWSDVLNQYQRRAELIPNLVETVKGYAQHESDVLTQVTQARAQATSIKVDASTITDPEQFKQFQQAQAQLSGALGRLIAVSEAYPDLKANQNFLALQAQIEGTENRIAVARRDYIEAVRVYNTELRTFPGVLWASTLYRSSKPMETFTISEEQMKAPQVKFN
- a CDS encoding ATP-dependent Clp protease proteolytic subunit, coding for MEAPAPPSPALPPRPLWRRALGERPDETLLRAVLRTLLVLAVAVVVWDFHERKPAPPLRPGAVPAEVPAVPYLPSARPGVKPPGEDRPGRSPDSALRQPMTLELLADGRLEATGTLTPGTAERFAAELDKRGSYVKTVVLNSPGGSVSDALTMGRAIRARGLDTRVEAKGLCASSCPLIFASGVTRTALPGAAIGVHQVFAALPPGAPRLDGAEGMAQAQRVSAEAQRHLVEMGVDPRVWISAMETPPQEMFYFTAPELSELKLVTSPS